A portion of the Candidatus Glassbacteria bacterium genome contains these proteins:
- a CDS encoding transporter yields MMKSILRLALFAAIWASPATAGQIITDRPDFADATVPVPVGILQVESGYLFGKTAGTNQHTLGQLLVKTGLSERMEIRLGVNSYEKIDGTGGGVSGFSDGSLGIKLRLLEGHEETGPGSFNLATILFTGLPSGGKDLRATHLAPGVMLTADMALNSVWTWAPFVQYDYTEDGLGQYNEFSAGFSVIRPLGDSTGWYLEYYITLAENGYREHKNFLGSGFTYLVSDELQLDFYGGTALNGDTPDYFIGAGLSFMLSLGK; encoded by the coding sequence ATGATGAAAAGTATTCTCAGACTAGCGCTCTTTGCCGCCATTTGGGCTTCCCCGGCCACGGCCGGGCAGATAATCACCGACCGGCCGGATTTCGCCGACGCCACAGTACCAGTTCCTGTTGGCATACTTCAGGTGGAAAGTGGTTACCTGTTCGGTAAAACCGCTGGTACGAACCAGCATACGTTGGGTCAGTTACTGGTCAAAACAGGGCTTTCGGAGCGCATGGAAATCCGCCTGGGGGTCAATTCTTATGAAAAAATCGACGGGACCGGGGGAGGTGTTTCGGGGTTCAGCGACGGTTCGCTGGGGATCAAGCTTCGTCTTCTGGAAGGGCATGAAGAAACCGGCCCGGGCTCGTTTAATCTGGCTACGATCCTGTTTACCGGCCTGCCAAGCGGCGGCAAGGATTTGCGCGCAACTCATCTTGCGCCCGGAGTCATGCTTACAGCGGATATGGCGCTCAATTCGGTATGGACCTGGGCGCCATTTGTCCAGTACGATTATACTGAAGACGGGCTGGGGCAATACAACGAATTCAGCGCCGGGTTTTCAGTAATCCGGCCCCTCGGCGATTCAACCGGCTGGTATCTCGAGTACTACATCACTCTGGCCGAAAACGGCTATCGCGAGCACAAGAATTTTCTCGGCAGTGGCTTCACGTATCTTGTTTCCGATGAACTGCAACTTGACTTTTACGGAGGCACGGCGCTCAATGGAGATACGCCCGATTATTTTATCGGCGCAGGGTTATCCTTCATGTTATCGTTGGGTAAATGA
- the tig gene encoding trigger factor has product MCNLTEVADLKVEVTESGPCERTINITVAAEVVKSEREKLVGQFRKESKIKGFRPGKAPRRMVESTYADSIREELLQNVVSESFQQALQEKEMSPLDRPMFDDVDLADDLSLKYTARFEVSPEIELKKYKGFKIEKKIQQVTDEDIDKTIEDFRDQQAHFEPKEGAAEKGDYLLLDFRVVDEDGETSDEGRRTNQLVMAGLEDELALFSHALVGLGEGNNQKIEVDFPGDYPDETLKDRKVIYMVDVKGVRQKKLPELDDDFARQAAQLDTVDELRKMVRERLEDEINRRADRDVEEQLFRRIIEDNQFDVPPSLVDATIRQQLANIRQQGRDVNEEEFVLAMRPAAEFSVRREYVINEVSKAEKVEVSDEDVTARIGRFAEQMDRPKEDIQQDFRSREAMSRLQSMILVDKVVDFLKENNSIRAVED; this is encoded by the coding sequence ATGTGTAATTTGACCGAAGTAGCGGACCTGAAAGTTGAAGTGACCGAAAGCGGTCCGTGCGAACGCACGATCAATATCACGGTGGCGGCCGAGGTTGTTAAGTCCGAGCGGGAAAAGCTGGTCGGACAGTTCCGTAAGGAATCCAAAATCAAGGGGTTCCGTCCCGGCAAGGCTCCGCGCAGGATGGTTGAATCGACATACGCCGACTCGATCCGCGAGGAACTCCTCCAGAACGTCGTCTCCGAAAGTTTCCAGCAGGCGCTTCAGGAGAAAGAAATGTCCCCGCTGGACCGGCCGATGTTTGATGATGTCGACCTGGCCGACGATTTAAGTCTCAAGTACACCGCCCGCTTCGAGGTCTCCCCCGAAATCGAACTGAAAAAGTACAAGGGCTTCAAGATCGAGAAAAAAATCCAACAGGTTACGGACGAAGATATCGATAAAACTATAGAGGACTTTCGCGACCAGCAGGCCCATTTCGAGCCCAAGGAAGGCGCCGCCGAGAAGGGCGACTACCTTCTGCTCGATTTCCGCGTGGTTGACGAGGACGGCGAGACCAGCGACGAGGGGCGTCGCACCAACCAGTTGGTGATGGCCGGCCTCGAGGACGAGCTGGCGCTTTTCAGCCACGCCCTGGTTGGCCTGGGCGAGGGAAACAACCAGAAAATCGAGGTCGATTTCCCCGGGGACTACCCGGACGAGACGCTCAAGGACCGCAAGGTGATCTACATGGTGGATGTCAAGGGTGTGCGGCAGAAAAAGCTGCCCGAGCTTGACGACGATTTCGCCAGACAGGCGGCCCAGCTCGACACAGTGGACGAACTGCGCAAGATGGTGCGCGAGAGGCTCGAGGACGAGATCAACCGCCGCGCGGACCGGGACGTGGAAGAGCAGTTGTTCCGCCGGATTATCGAGGACAACCAGTTCGATGTGCCGCCATCGCTGGTGGATGCGACTATCCGTCAGCAGCTCGCCAATATCCGTCAGCAGGGCCGCGACGTGAACGAGGAGGAATTCGTTCTCGCCATGCGCCCGGCAGCCGAGTTCAGCGTCAGGCGCGAGTACGTGATCAACGAGGTGTCAAAGGCTGAGAAAGTCGAAGTTTCCGATGAGGACGTGACCGCAAGGATCGGGCGGTTCGCCGAGCAGATGGACCGGCCGAAGGAGGATATCCAGCAGGATTTTCGCAGCCGTGAGGCGATGAGCCGGTTGCAGTCGATGATCCTGGTGGACAAGGTTGTGGACTTCCTCAAGGAAAACAATAGTATCAGGGCTGTGGAAGACTAA
- the clpP gene encoding ATP-dependent Clp endopeptidase proteolytic subunit ClpP — translation MTLIPMVIEKSGNVERSYDIYSRLLKDRIVFIGTQLDDQVANLVVAQLLFLEAEEAEKDIFLYINSPGGVVSSGLAIYDTMRFIKPEVSTMCVGQAASMSAFLLSGGEKGKRYCLPHARVMIHQPMGGTQGQASDLEIYTKEMIKTKKLINEILAENTGQDLKKVEKDTDRDFFMTAQEAKDYGLVDEIIEHH, via the coding sequence ATGACTCTGATTCCGATGGTCATCGAAAAGAGCGGCAACGTGGAGCGCTCCTACGATATCTATTCCCGGCTGCTCAAGGACAGGATTGTTTTTATCGGCACCCAGCTCGACGACCAGGTGGCCAACCTGGTGGTGGCACAGCTGCTGTTCCTGGAAGCCGAGGAGGCCGAAAAAGATATTTTCCTTTACATCAACAGCCCCGGTGGAGTAGTATCTAGTGGGCTGGCGATTTACGACACGATGCGTTTTATCAAGCCCGAGGTCAGCACGATGTGTGTCGGGCAGGCCGCCAGCATGAGCGCGTTCCTGCTTTCCGGCGGGGAAAAGGGCAAGCGTTACTGCCTGCCCCACGCGCGGGTGATGATCCACCAGCCGATGGGCGGCACCCAGGGACAGGCCTCGGACCTGGAAATCTACACCAAGGAAATGATCAAAACCAAGAAGCTGATCAACGAGATCCTGGCCGAAAATACTGGTCAGGACCTCAAGAAAGTCGAAAAGGACACGGACAGGGACTTTTTCATGACCGCGCAGGAAGCGAAAGACTACGGCCTGGTCGACGAGATAATCGAGCATCATTAA